Proteins from a single region of Polynucleobacter sp. KF022:
- a CDS encoding AMP-binding protein translates to MMTASCKSLGEVLSHWEAAQPEKPFLFAPEINAALTYGQLAKEARHFAIWLEQEGISEKGHVGLFMQNGRQTSTIFLATMACGRVITPLNLLAPTDQLAWVLDHSDIEVLFYSPDKKQGLFLALEKTKRKFKAIELDPDAAEGPFMQCALGTLPSVESSQPALLMYTSGTTGTPKGVLLTHANLLHAARSMAAWHSLTQSDIVLSSLPIYHINGQVISTITPFVSGGSVVAPHAFSVSSWWSLAIQYRCTWINMVPTIIAYLINAAKSGGALPGREDLKSIRFGRSASAPLPPEHHREFEALFGITVIEGMGMTESASMVFCNPHDESRRYGSPGQPCGVEAKVIDPEGNPLGNNAVGEICLRGGNVLNAYYKAETETAKAFDSEGWLKTGDLGMRDDDGFYFITGRLKELIIKGGENIAPREIDEAVLKHPAVLDAAAVGIPDSNYGQEIMVCIVLKPDTTCSEDEMRAFCLKELGKFRTPKIILFMDDLPRGPSGKVQRLKLLDLQKAH, encoded by the coding sequence ATGATGACTGCTTCATGCAAGAGTTTAGGTGAGGTACTGTCGCATTGGGAGGCGGCACAGCCTGAAAAACCATTTCTATTTGCCCCTGAAATTAATGCTGCTCTGACTTATGGACAGCTCGCCAAAGAAGCACGTCATTTTGCAATCTGGTTGGAGCAAGAGGGTATTAGTGAAAAGGGTCATGTAGGTCTCTTTATGCAAAATGGGCGCCAAACTAGTACGATTTTTTTGGCAACCATGGCCTGTGGGCGAGTCATTACCCCCTTAAATCTATTGGCGCCCACTGATCAACTGGCCTGGGTGTTAGATCACAGCGATATTGAAGTTTTGTTTTACTCGCCTGATAAGAAACAAGGACTATTTTTAGCTCTTGAGAAGACTAAAAGAAAATTCAAGGCCATTGAGCTTGACCCAGATGCGGCTGAGGGACCCTTCATGCAGTGCGCGCTCGGGACATTGCCTTCAGTTGAGTCTTCGCAACCAGCGCTCTTGATGTATACCTCAGGCACAACAGGAACACCTAAAGGGGTGTTGCTTACGCATGCCAATTTATTACATGCTGCGCGCTCTATGGCAGCATGGCACTCATTAACACAGTCAGATATTGTGCTGAGCTCACTACCGATTTACCACATCAATGGACAAGTCATCTCAACAATTACACCATTTGTATCTGGTGGGTCTGTAGTTGCGCCACATGCTTTTTCTGTTTCAAGTTGGTGGAGCTTGGCGATTCAATATCGCTGCACCTGGATCAATATGGTTCCAACCATCATTGCGTATTTGATTAATGCCGCCAAGAGTGGTGGTGCATTACCCGGTCGCGAGGACTTGAAGTCGATTCGATTTGGTCGATCTGCCTCTGCTCCCCTGCCGCCTGAGCATCATCGTGAATTTGAAGCCCTCTTTGGAATCACTGTCATTGAGGGAATGGGCATGACAGAGTCGGCCTCAATGGTCTTTTGTAATCCCCATGACGAAAGCAGACGCTATGGTAGTCCGGGTCAACCTTGTGGTGTAGAAGCCAAAGTGATTGATCCTGAAGGTAATCCTCTTGGTAATAACGCTGTAGGTGAAATTTGTTTACGTGGTGGGAATGTTCTCAATGCTTATTACAAAGCGGAGACAGAGACGGCTAAAGCCTTTGATAGCGAGGGATGGTTAAAGACTGGCGATCTGGGTATGCGTGATGATGACGGTTTTTATTTCATCACCGGGCGCTTGAAAGAGTTGATCATCAAGGGTGGTGAAAATATTGCCCCGCGTGAAATCGATGAAGCAGTCTTAAAGCATCCTGCAGTATTAGATGCGGCTGCAGTCGGTATTCCAGATAGCAACTACGGGCAAGAAATTATGGTGTGTATCGTTCTTAAGCCAGATACCACAT